Proteins encoded by one window of Desulfovibrio ferrophilus:
- the nadB gene encoding L-aspartate oxidase gives MNSYRLKTQVLIIGTGIAGSTAALTLADAGLEVTLITADDKPDGGNTTLAQGGIVYKAEDEDPRDLEKDILTAGWKLNNPRAVRYLARKGPQAVEEMLLERLGVKFALSEDGSYDLIREGGHGKGRILHCADYSGRAIMDKLMAAVQEHPGINLLTRRTAVDLLTSHHHANSLEFKYQLTNQCCGAYIFNQELGQVETILADYTLLATGGIGQIYLHTTNTSSSIGSGMVMAARAKAKTINAEYVQFHPTSLFHRAHRKFLVSEAVRGAGAKLINSKGEAFMQRYDSRADLAPRDIVTRAIQEEMLSLGDDCVYLDAVNHVSRDLENSFPTINAKCLEIGVDMTKESIPVVPAAHYFCGGILTDVRGRTTLSRLYAGGECSCTGVHGANRLASTSLLEGLLWGISAGKDIAGRYSKKTTLSRRLADSIPDWVNPGDVKNEDPALIAQDWATLRHTMWNYVGITRTDARLHRAFDDMRSLYRHLQDFYKSTPMSKDIIDLFHGAYAAYIVTLAALRNTESNGCHYRIQQ, from the coding sequence ATGAACAGCTATCGCTTGAAAACTCAGGTTTTGATCATCGGCACGGGTATTGCGGGAAGTACCGCTGCCCTGACCCTTGCCGACGCGGGCCTGGAAGTTACACTCATTACTGCAGACGACAAACCCGATGGCGGCAATACGACCCTGGCTCAAGGAGGTATTGTCTACAAGGCTGAAGACGAAGACCCACGCGATCTGGAAAAAGACATCTTGACTGCGGGCTGGAAGCTCAACAACCCACGGGCCGTACGCTACCTAGCCAGAAAAGGGCCTCAGGCCGTTGAAGAAATGCTTCTGGAGCGACTGGGAGTGAAGTTCGCCCTCAGCGAGGACGGAAGCTACGATCTGATCCGTGAGGGCGGTCATGGCAAGGGGCGCATCCTGCACTGCGCCGATTACTCCGGCCGGGCCATCATGGACAAACTCATGGCCGCCGTCCAGGAACACCCCGGAATCAACCTGCTTACACGTCGAACCGCTGTAGACCTCCTGACCAGCCACCACCACGCCAACAGTCTGGAATTCAAGTACCAACTGACCAATCAGTGCTGCGGAGCCTACATTTTCAACCAAGAACTGGGACAGGTGGAGACCATCCTTGCCGATTATACTCTGCTGGCCACCGGCGGCATCGGCCAGATCTATCTGCACACAACCAACACTTCGTCCAGTATCGGTTCGGGCATGGTCATGGCCGCACGAGCCAAGGCCAAAACCATCAACGCCGAATACGTCCAGTTTCACCCCACTTCACTCTTTCACCGCGCGCACCGCAAATTCCTGGTTTCTGAAGCCGTTCGCGGAGCGGGAGCCAAGCTCATCAACTCCAAGGGCGAAGCCTTCATGCAGCGCTATGATTCCCGAGCCGACCTGGCTCCACGTGATATCGTAACCCGCGCCATTCAGGAAGAAATGCTTAGTTTGGGCGACGACTGCGTGTATCTGGACGCTGTGAACCACGTCTCACGAGACCTGGAAAACAGCTTCCCGACCATCAATGCCAAGTGCCTCGAGATCGGTGTGGACATGACCAAGGAGTCCATCCCTGTGGTGCCAGCGGCACACTACTTCTGCGGCGGCATTCTGACCGATGTGCGTGGCCGTACTACTCTGTCGCGTCTGTATGCAGGTGGCGAATGCTCCTGCACCGGAGTGCACGGAGCCAATCGTCTCGCCAGCACCTCCCTGCTGGAGGGACTTCTGTGGGGAATCTCGGCAGGCAAGGATATCGCTGGCCGCTACAGCAAGAAGACCACCCTGTCCCGACGCTTGGCTGATTCCATCCCTGACTGGGTAAACCCGGGTGACGTCAAGAACGAAGACCCGGCGCTGATCGCACAAGACTGGGCAACCCTGCGCCACACCATGTGGAATTATGTGGGCATCACCCGGACCGACGCCAGACTGCACCGGGCCTTTGATGATATGCGTAGTCTGTATAGGCACTTGCAGGACTTCTACAAGTCTACCCCCATGTCGAAAGACATCATCGACCTTTTCCATGGAGCCTACGCAGCCTATATTGTGACTCTGGCTGCATTGCGCAATACCGAAAGCAATGGCTGCCACTATCGCATTCAACAATAG
- the secD gene encoding protein translocase subunit SecD, producing the protein MKGTLRYRIILALFVGILGLAWALPSFVGKDSPLRNVLPADEINLGLDLKGGVHLTLEVDVPKAVEYTLSQMGQDIKAGTLDEKIVVTKTTVLPGEKLQLSVVREGMQEGFEAYLDDHYGSALNIELTEPQADGTIRYVLAMASDYRKNVERLTIDQAVKTMRNRIDQFGVAEPDIRKQQGSRIQVQLPGLDDPQRAIELIGRTAHLEFKLVDDDVSPTQARVKGREVLQRKVLKADGSYSSEPIVVYKEALLSGEYIANAGTNFDQFGQPYVTMTFNTAGGRKFARITGENEGRRLAIVLDGEVYSAPVIRAKIVGGRAQIEGNFSTEEAHDLAVILRSGSLPAPVHILEERSVGPSLGQESIDKGIKSTMVGFALVLVFMALYYGFGGIVANLVLLLNIVLIMAGLAAFGATLTLPGIAGIILTIGMAVDANVIIFERIREELRRGLSRGQAVAEGYGRATLTILDANVTTIIAAIILYQFGTGPIRGFAVTLTLGILASMFTAIFVSRILFDLFPAIKKPVSGLSIIKPNTRYNFIGRRKIAFVVSTLVILIGIGSLLVQGGPKYGVDFAGGITVQVKADHDVDIDSLKGAMDGSGLDGVVVQRLGLDEDNEFLIRISEKGLTTNMVRGKVQTALEQVPDGKFEIQRQEMVGPKVGADLREKALEAMFFAVLLIAIYISGRFEARWFTAGIMAAGLSTGVYLLGLINVPMSVLIFAALGITLGLCWYLRLNYALGAVVALIHDVIITIGVFSLLGKEFDLTIVAALLTIIGYSLNDTIIVFDRIRENLHGKKRPSFKEIINISVNQTLSRTLLTSGTTLLVVLALFIFGGGVIHDFAFALLIGVLVGTYSSIFVASPILLGFGPSSVEEEKTESPAVA; encoded by the coding sequence ATGAAAGGCACCCTGCGTTACCGCATTATTTTGGCCCTGTTTGTGGGCATCTTGGGCCTTGCCTGGGCCCTGCCGTCCTTTGTAGGCAAGGACTCCCCCTTGAGGAATGTCCTGCCCGCCGATGAGATCAATCTCGGCCTGGACCTGAAGGGCGGAGTGCATCTGACCCTTGAGGTGGATGTACCCAAGGCTGTGGAGTACACCCTGAGCCAGATGGGTCAGGACATCAAAGCCGGAACCCTGGATGAAAAGATCGTGGTCACCAAGACCACCGTCCTTCCGGGTGAGAAGCTCCAGCTCTCCGTTGTCCGCGAAGGTATGCAGGAAGGCTTTGAAGCTTATCTGGACGACCATTATGGCAGTGCTCTCAATATTGAACTGACAGAGCCTCAGGCCGACGGCACCATCCGATATGTGCTTGCCATGGCTTCGGATTATCGCAAGAACGTCGAGCGCTTGACCATTGATCAGGCCGTCAAGACCATGCGTAACCGTATTGACCAGTTTGGTGTTGCCGAACCCGACATCCGCAAACAACAGGGCTCTCGCATCCAGGTGCAGTTGCCCGGTCTTGATGATCCGCAACGTGCCATTGAACTCATAGGACGCACGGCGCACCTCGAATTCAAGTTGGTGGATGACGATGTCAGCCCGACTCAGGCCAGGGTCAAGGGCCGTGAGGTTCTTCAGCGCAAAGTGCTGAAAGCTGATGGCTCATACAGCTCCGAGCCCATCGTGGTGTACAAGGAAGCTTTGCTTTCCGGTGAGTACATCGCCAACGCGGGTACCAATTTTGACCAGTTCGGTCAGCCTTATGTCACCATGACCTTCAATACCGCTGGCGGTCGCAAGTTTGCCCGCATCACGGGCGAGAATGAAGGGCGCCGTCTGGCTATTGTTCTGGATGGTGAAGTGTACTCGGCTCCGGTCATCCGCGCCAAGATCGTTGGTGGTCGTGCCCAGATCGAAGGCAACTTCAGTACCGAAGAAGCCCACGACCTGGCCGTGATCCTGCGTTCAGGCTCTCTGCCTGCGCCGGTGCACATCCTTGAAGAACGCAGCGTCGGTCCCTCCCTGGGGCAGGAATCCATCGACAAGGGCATCAAGTCCACCATGGTGGGCTTTGCTCTGGTTCTGGTCTTCATGGCCCTGTACTACGGCTTCGGCGGTATTGTGGCCAACCTCGTGCTGCTTTTGAACATTGTGTTGATCATGGCAGGATTGGCGGCCTTCGGGGCTACGCTTACTTTGCCGGGTATCGCCGGTATCATCCTGACCATTGGTATGGCGGTTGATGCCAACGTTATTATCTTTGAGCGTATCCGAGAGGAATTGCGGCGAGGATTGTCACGTGGACAGGCCGTTGCCGAAGGATATGGCCGCGCCACGCTGACCATTCTGGATGCCAACGTCACCACCATCATTGCTGCCATCATCCTGTATCAGTTCGGTACCGGCCCCATTCGTGGATTTGCCGTGACCTTGACTCTGGGTATCCTGGCCTCGATGTTTACGGCCATCTTTGTCTCCCGCATCCTGTTTGATCTGTTCCCGGCGATCAAGAAGCCTGTTTCAGGTCTGTCCATCATCAAACCGAACACTAGGTACAACTTCATTGGTCGTCGCAAGATCGCCTTTGTCGTCTCCACACTGGTGATTCTGATTGGTATCGGTTCCCTGCTTGTGCAGGGTGGCCCCAAGTACGGCGTTGACTTTGCCGGGGGTATCACCGTGCAGGTCAAGGCCGATCACGATGTGGATATCGATTCTCTCAAGGGTGCCATGGACGGTTCCGGTCTGGATGGCGTTGTCGTCCAACGCCTGGGACTGGACGAGGACAACGAGTTCCTGATTCGCATCTCCGAGAAGGGCCTGACCACCAATATGGTTCGGGGCAAGGTTCAGACCGCGTTGGAGCAGGTGCCTGACGGCAAGTTCGAGATCCAACGTCAGGAGATGGTTGGTCCCAAGGTCGGTGCAGATCTACGTGAGAAAGCTCTGGAAGCCATGTTCTTCGCGGTGCTGCTCATTGCAATCTACATCTCTGGACGATTCGAGGCCCGTTGGTTTACCGCTGGAATCATGGCTGCTGGCCTGTCAACGGGAGTGTACCTGCTGGGTTTGATCAACGTGCCCATGAGCGTGTTGATTTTTGCAGCTCTGGGCATCACCTTGGGACTGTGTTGGTATCTACGCTTGAATTATGCCCTGGGAGCCGTCGTGGCCCTGATTCACGACGTCATCATAACCATCGGTGTCTTCTCGCTACTGGGCAAGGAATTCGATCTGACCATCGTGGCAGCGCTGTTGACCATTATTGGTTACTCCCTGAACGATACAATCATCGTCTTTGACCGAATCCGCGAGAATCTGCATGGCAAGAAGCGTCCGAGCTTCAAGGAGATCATCAATATCTCCGTGAACCAGACTCTGTCCCGTACGTTGCTCACCTCCGGTACGACCTTGCTGGTTGTGCTGGCGCTGTTCATCTTCGGCGGCGGCGTGATCCATGATTTCGCCTTTGCTTTGCTCATCGGTGTGTTGGTCGGTACTTACTCCTCCATCTTCGTGGCCAGCCCGATCCTGCTTGGATTTGGCCCCAGCAGCGTTGAGGAAGAGAAGACCGAATCACCTGCCGTTGCCTAA
- the yajC gene encoding preprotein translocase subunit YajC, giving the protein MFFADVAYAMGAQGGAGADAGNPLMSMMPLILMFVIFYFLLIRPQQKKAKAHKDMLGALKKGDKVLTGGGMYGRIEAIDGDVISVDLGSGLIVEVNRSFVSGLADRAPKSAKPSKGDK; this is encoded by the coding sequence ATGTTTTTTGCAGACGTAGCCTACGCCATGGGCGCCCAAGGTGGCGCTGGTGCCGATGCCGGCAACCCGCTGATGTCCATGATGCCGCTCATCCTGATGTTCGTTATCTTCTATTTCCTGCTGATTCGTCCGCAGCAGAAGAAGGCGAAAGCGCATAAGGATATGCTCGGTGCTCTGAAAAAGGGCGACAAGGTCCTGACCGGTGGTGGCATGTATGGTCGTATCGAGGCCATTGACGGCGATGTCATCTCTGTTGATCTGGGCAGCGGCCTGATCGTCGAAGTCAATCGCAGCTTTGTTTCCGGCCTGGCCGACCGCGCTCCCAAGAGCGCCAAGCCCAGCAAAGGCGACAAGTAA
- a CDS encoding glutamate synthase produces MCRLFALTSSEPVSPMRAVKALDVMREGHDGSGVGLFLTGLGGPFEELSGCPILSGIFTKNGEKRLVTYMSEHGFKLRHRLSWDLAETPPEGTPRRDVYLVAAYDIPEDWRHLPQSEIELRTMQTRLDLKHMGLDAEDMTVFSFWPDVIMLKEIGDPMHVGEYLQVDREELRARQILAQGRQNTNYAINLYACHPFFIQGICTMTNGENTAFIPIKEYLTGLGIPGYEGYHSDSEVFTHILHYATRRLGLPIEAYKHIITPLSDEEMQGHENAPFLANLKTVCRKMIIDGPNCVIGCLPDKTMFMVQDRKKLRPGVVGGANGIYAFSSEICGLDAAIPERDKTADFQPMHLDTAIVTPDCQELKICRQTQSLPPVR; encoded by the coding sequence ATGTGCCGATTGTTCGCGCTCACCAGCTCTGAACCCGTCTCACCCATGCGGGCCGTCAAGGCCCTCGACGTCATGCGCGAAGGCCATGACGGTTCTGGTGTGGGACTGTTCCTGACCGGACTTGGCGGTCCTTTCGAAGAGCTTTCCGGATGCCCTATCCTCTCCGGTATTTTCACCAAGAATGGCGAGAAACGCCTCGTGACATACATGTCCGAGCACGGCTTCAAACTACGTCACCGCCTGTCCTGGGACCTGGCTGAAACTCCCCCGGAAGGTACCCCCAGGCGTGACGTGTATCTGGTTGCAGCCTATGACATCCCCGAAGACTGGAGGCATCTGCCGCAGTCGGAAATCGAACTGCGGACCATGCAGACCCGTTTGGATCTCAAACACATGGGCCTCGATGCCGAAGACATGACAGTGTTCAGTTTCTGGCCCGATGTGATCATGCTCAAGGAGATTGGCGATCCCATGCACGTGGGCGAATATCTTCAGGTTGATCGCGAGGAGCTCCGTGCCCGCCAGATTCTGGCTCAGGGCCGACAAAACACCAACTACGCTATCAATCTCTATGCCTGCCACCCTTTCTTCATTCAGGGTATTTGCACCATGACAAATGGTGAGAACACGGCATTTATCCCTATTAAGGAATATCTGACGGGCCTGGGCATCCCCGGTTACGAAGGCTATCATTCCGATTCTGAAGTTTTCACCCATATCCTTCATTATGCGACCCGTCGGCTTGGTCTGCCCATCGAGGCCTACAAGCACATCATCACTCCGCTTTCCGACGAGGAAATGCAGGGACATGAAAACGCCCCCTTCCTTGCAAACCTGAAAACTGTCTGCCGCAAGATGATTATCGATGGCCCCAACTGCGTCATCGGCTGTCTGCCGGACAAGACCATGTTCATGGTCCAGGACCGCAAAAAACTACGCCCCGGTGTTGTCGGCGGAGCAAACGGCATCTACGCCTTCTCCTCGGAGATCTGTGGCCTGGATGCCGCCATCCCCGAGCGGGACAAGACCGCCGACTTCCAACCCATGCATTTGGACACCGCCATAGTCACCCCTGACTGTCAGGAGCTTAAGATATGCCGTCAAACGCAGTCATTACCCCCAGTACGCTAA
- a CDS encoding glutamate synthase-related protein, with amino-acid sequence MPSNAVITPSTLSIKDLPWQINWNKDKCTLCGSCTTVCPVQAIELGVHRKREIKVKMGLKTESENDYSIYYGIRQKTDPAFSCIGCAMCTQVCPNDAIMPMHSDEQSKLAMHSNRGGAARTRGGRRNDTGSLLDQIKFVRISMLTDPALDAGRHEFSMNTLIGRILPPEEGIKTFNEQGWMPPVREIYPLMIGGMSFGALSPNMWEGLQMGVAYLNEELNMPVRMCTGEGGCPPRLLRSRFLKYVILQVASGYFGWDEIIQAIPEMKVDPCAVEIKYGQGAKPGDGGLLMWHKVNKLIAAIRGVPTGVSLPSPPTHQTKYSIEEAVAKMIQSMSMAWGFRVPVYPKISATTTSLAVLNNLARNGYAAGLAIDGEDGGTGAAYNVSMNHMGHPIASSIRDCYLNLCKIGKQNELPIIAGGGTGKNGNLAANAAALIMMGASAVQIGKYIMQAAAGCVGSEGDRCNVCNIGVCPKGITSQDPRLYRRLDPEKVAERVVDVFTSFDAEMRKILAPLGRSTALPIGMSDALGISDKAAADRLQIRYCV; translated from the coding sequence ATGCCGTCAAACGCAGTCATTACCCCCAGTACGCTAAGCATCAAGGATCTGCCTTGGCAGATCAACTGGAACAAGGATAAGTGCACCCTGTGTGGTTCATGCACCACCGTTTGTCCGGTGCAGGCCATTGAACTGGGTGTTCATAGAAAGCGCGAAATTAAAGTCAAGATGGGACTGAAAACCGAGTCCGAGAATGATTATTCCATCTATTATGGTATTCGCCAGAAGACCGACCCCGCGTTTTCATGCATCGGTTGCGCCATGTGCACCCAGGTCTGTCCCAACGATGCCATTATGCCCATGCATAGCGACGAGCAGTCCAAGCTTGCCATGCACAGCAACCGTGGAGGCGCAGCCCGCACCCGAGGCGGTCGCCGCAACGACACGGGCAGTCTGCTGGATCAGATCAAGTTCGTACGCATCTCCATGCTCACGGATCCAGCCCTGGACGCCGGGCGCCATGAATTCAGCATGAACACCCTCATTGGCCGCATTCTCCCCCCCGAAGAAGGCATCAAGACCTTCAACGAACAGGGTTGGATGCCGCCGGTACGCGAAATCTATCCGCTGATGATCGGTGGCATGAGCTTCGGTGCTCTGTCTCCCAATATGTGGGAAGGTTTGCAGATGGGTGTGGCCTACTTGAACGAGGAACTGAACATGCCGGTGCGCATGTGCACCGGAGAGGGTGGCTGTCCGCCCCGCCTGCTTCGTTCCCGCTTCCTGAAATACGTTATTTTGCAAGTCGCATCAGGCTATTTCGGCTGGGATGAAATCATCCAGGCCATCCCCGAGATGAAAGTCGATCCCTGTGCCGTGGAGATCAAATATGGTCAGGGCGCCAAGCCCGGCGACGGCGGTCTGCTCATGTGGCACAAGGTCAATAAGCTCATTGCCGCCATTCGTGGCGTACCCACGGGCGTGTCTCTGCCTTCGCCTCCGACGCACCAGACCAAGTACTCCATCGAGGAGGCAGTGGCCAAGATGATCCAGTCCATGTCCATGGCCTGGGGATTCCGTGTCCCTGTCTACCCCAAGATCAGCGCCACCACGACCTCGCTGGCTGTGCTGAACAACCTTGCCCGCAACGGTTACGCTGCCGGGTTGGCCATCGATGGCGAAGATGGTGGTACTGGTGCGGCGTACAATGTCTCCATGAACCACATGGGACATCCCATCGCTTCAAGCATCCGTGATTGCTACCTTAACCTGTGCAAGATCGGAAAACAGAACGAACTGCCCATCATCGCAGGTGGAGGTACCGGCAAGAACGGCAACCTCGCTGCCAACGCCGCAGCTCTGATCATGATGGGTGCTTCTGCCGTTCAGATTGGCAAGTACATCATGCAGGCTGCTGCTGGTTGTGTGGGCAGCGAAGGCGACCGTTGCAACGTCTGCAACATCGGTGTCTGCCCCAAGGGTATCACCAGCCAGGACCCGCGCCTCTATCGCCGGCTGGATCCTGAAAAAGTGGCGGAGAGAGTGGTCGACGTGTTCACGTCCTTTGATGCGGAAATGCGCAAGATCCTTGCCCCGCTCGGACGTTCCACTGCCCTGCCCATCGGCATGTCCGACGCTTTGGGTATCTCGGACAAGGCCGCGGCCGACCGGCTGCAGATCCGCTACTGCGTGTAA
- a CDS encoding FAD-dependent oxidoreductase, with translation MAKSNIIKISGQDNGERIESRILEERIQQAVKDGATTIEVQACGQHGIGGRLWINKDVPVSVKVTGSPGQRLGSMGFPGTSIEVDGPGSDDIGWLNTGAEIVVRGNASNGICNAMAQGKVYIGGHIGSRGMTMTKQNPRLTPPELWVQDDVGDYFAEFMAGGIAVVCGLNPVKPDNVLGYRPCVGMVGGKIFFRGPHKGYSTADAKIIEISDEDWAWLTENLEIFLNKVGKPEELKKFSNREEWQLITARSPLERVSKKRRTMAEFHSDVWDAELGRGGLIGDLTSLDRSPIPLITTGEMRRNVPVWENRKYAAPCQNSCPSGIPVRERWGLIRAGELNKAVDLAMRYTPFPATVCGHLCPNLCMEGCTRTTQKMAPVDAKGLGQAGIDASDPELPALSGHKVAVIGGGPAGISVAWQLRLLGHEATIFDREKELGGKITSQIPEGRIPTDVLKAELERVRRILPHVQVEKDLTKADFEKLKNDFEFVVLATGSQKPRIIPMPGKERLVTAGDFLRSAKDGSATPGKRIVIIGAGNVGCDVASEAGRLGAEEITLLDVQEPASFGKEREEAEKYGATFRWPCFSKEVTAEGLLLNTGELIPADTVVISIGDMPDLDFLPETIDTDRGYVTVNEAFQTTDPQVFAIGDVIRLGLLTQAIGDGRRAAVVMDGIFSGARPVGDPAEMTADLRARLDYVDDEGRLSEMIDYSRMSLEYFDPRKDSFDSVQECATECSSCGACRDCGLCVTVCPQGAISRQEKDDDFEMVSNPDKCIGCGFCADACPCGIWSLIKNTPIG, from the coding sequence ATGGCCAAAAGCAACATTATCAAAATAAGCGGCCAGGACAACGGGGAGCGCATCGAATCCCGCATCCTGGAGGAACGCATCCAACAGGCCGTCAAGGACGGAGCCACCACCATCGAAGTGCAGGCCTGCGGTCAGCACGGCATCGGTGGCCGCCTGTGGATCAACAAAGACGTCCCCGTTTCCGTGAAGGTCACGGGCTCCCCGGGCCAGCGCCTGGGGTCCATGGGCTTTCCCGGAACCAGCATCGAAGTGGACGGGCCTGGCTCCGACGACATCGGCTGGCTGAATACCGGCGCCGAGATCGTGGTGCGTGGCAATGCCTCCAACGGCATCTGCAACGCCATGGCGCAGGGCAAAGTCTACATCGGTGGACACATCGGTTCACGCGGCATGACCATGACCAAGCAGAATCCTCGCCTGACTCCACCCGAACTGTGGGTGCAGGACGACGTGGGTGATTACTTTGCCGAATTCATGGCAGGCGGCATCGCCGTTGTCTGCGGGCTGAACCCGGTCAAGCCGGACAACGTCCTTGGCTACCGTCCCTGCGTAGGCATGGTGGGCGGCAAGATCTTCTTCCGCGGTCCGCACAAGGGCTACTCCACAGCCGACGCCAAGATTATTGAAATCAGCGACGAGGATTGGGCCTGGCTGACCGAAAATCTTGAGATTTTCCTGAACAAGGTCGGCAAACCCGAAGAACTGAAGAAATTCAGCAATCGCGAAGAATGGCAGCTAATTACAGCCAGAAGCCCGCTGGAGCGTGTTTCCAAGAAACGCCGCACCATGGCCGAGTTCCATAGCGACGTCTGGGACGCCGAGCTGGGCAGAGGCGGTCTGATCGGCGATCTGACCAGCCTGGACCGCTCCCCCATCCCGCTGATTACCACCGGCGAAATGCGTCGCAACGTCCCGGTCTGGGAAAACCGCAAATACGCGGCCCCCTGCCAGAACTCCTGCCCATCGGGTATTCCTGTGCGCGAGCGCTGGGGCCTGATTCGGGCCGGAGAGCTGAACAAGGCCGTTGACCTGGCTATGCGCTACACCCCTTTCCCGGCTACGGTCTGTGGGCATCTGTGCCCCAACCTGTGCATGGAAGGTTGTACCCGCACCACCCAGAAGATGGCTCCTGTGGACGCCAAGGGGCTTGGTCAGGCCGGTATTGATGCCAGCGACCCTGAACTGCCTGCACTTTCCGGGCACAAGGTTGCTGTGATCGGCGGTGGCCCGGCTGGTATCTCAGTGGCGTGGCAGCTCAGGCTGCTGGGACACGAAGCCACCATCTTCGACCGCGAGAAGGAGTTGGGCGGCAAGATCACTTCCCAGATTCCCGAAGGCCGCATTCCCACGGATGTCCTGAAGGCTGAACTGGAGCGCGTACGCCGGATTTTACCTCATGTGCAGGTAGAGAAGGATCTGACCAAGGCCGACTTCGAAAAGCTGAAGAACGACTTCGAGTTCGTCGTTTTGGCCACAGGTTCCCAGAAACCGCGCATTATCCCCATGCCCGGTAAGGAACGCCTCGTTACCGCGGGTGATTTCCTGCGCTCCGCCAAGGATGGCTCCGCCACCCCCGGCAAGCGCATCGTGATCATCGGTGCAGGCAATGTGGGCTGTGATGTGGCCTCCGAAGCCGGGCGCCTGGGCGCCGAGGAAATCACTTTGCTGGACGTGCAGGAACCTGCAAGCTTCGGCAAGGAGCGCGAGGAAGCCGAAAAATACGGTGCCACATTCCGTTGGCCCTGCTTCTCCAAGGAAGTCACCGCTGAAGGCCTACTCCTGAACACAGGGGAACTGATCCCGGCTGATACCGTGGTCATTTCCATCGGCGACATGCCCGATCTGGACTTCCTGCCGGAGACCATCGACACCGACAGGGGCTACGTCACCGTCAATGAAGCCTTCCAGACCACCGACCCGCAAGTCTTTGCCATCGGCGACGTGATCCGACTGGGGCTGTTGACCCAGGCCATCGGTGATGGCCGCCGTGCTGCTGTGGTCATGGACGGTATCTTCTCCGGCGCCCGCCCCGTGGGCGACCCTGCCGAGATGACCGCCGACCTGCGCGCCCGCCTGGACTATGTGGACGACGAAGGCAGGCTCTCGGAAATGATCGACTACTCCCGCATGAGCCTGGAGTACTTTGATCCGCGCAAGGATAGCTTCGACTCGGTGCAGGAATGCGCCACCGAATGCTCGAGTTGCGGAGCCTGCCGCGACTGTGGACTGTGTGTGACCGTTTGCCCTCAGGGTGCCATCAGCCGCCAGGAAAAGGACGATGACTTCGAGATGGTCTCCAATCCGGACAAGTGCATCGGTTGCGGTTTCTGCGCCGACGCCTGCCCCTGTGGTATCTGGAGCCTGATCAAGAACACGCCCATCGGTTAA
- a CDS encoding GAF domain-containing protein, protein MSNQRLYKSIYTIASVINSSLNPKKVLASIAEQVTQAMDAKGCFIRLLDPSGEILLPDASYGLSERYAQKGPVQVAKSLLDQDVLRGDAVLIPDVRTDQRFQYGNEAAEEGLVSLVVVPLTARGDKVVGVLRVYSGEPREFSAEEQEFLGCIANLSGIALENARMFHALKRASELAEAYNYQTFDD, encoded by the coding sequence ATGAGCAATCAACGGCTGTATAAATCGATCTACACGATCGCCAGTGTCATCAATTCGAGCCTGAACCCCAAGAAGGTCCTGGCCAGCATCGCCGAGCAGGTCACCCAGGCCATGGATGCCAAAGGCTGCTTCATCCGCCTGCTGGACCCCTCGGGCGAAATCCTGCTGCCTGACGCCTCCTATGGCCTGAGCGAACGATACGCCCAGAAAGGCCCGGTACAAGTTGCAAAAAGTCTGCTGGATCAGGATGTTTTACGCGGAGATGCCGTGCTCATCCCTGACGTCCGCACCGACCAGCGTTTCCAGTATGGCAATGAAGCCGCCGAGGAAGGCCTTGTGTCGCTGGTCGTCGTGCCCCTGACGGCTCGCGGAGACAAGGTCGTTGGTGTGCTCAGAGTCTATTCCGGTGAACCTCGCGAGTTCAGCGCCGAGGAACAAGAGTTCCTTGGTTGCATCGCCAATCTTTCAGGCATCGCTCTGGAGAACGCCCGAATGTTCCATGCCCTGAAGCGGGCATCCGAACTGGCAGAGGCGTATAATTACCAGACCTTTGACGACTAG